TGTTGTAAACAATGGTGTTACTATCTGAGTCACCCCAGATTGTAATCCCACAGTTTCCGTTATTGGCTATTATGTTACTGCGTATAACATTCAAATGGGAAGCGCCAGAGATTGAAATCCCATGGTAATAGTTGTGATGCACAAAGTTTTCGGCTATGAGAATTGCCCGCCCACCAGAGAGTGTGATGCCAATTGAGTTTAAAAGAATTGTGTTATTCCGTATTTCTGATTGCTGGGCATGATAGAATACTACACCCTCGTTGTTTGCGGAAACTATGTTGCTCCATACCTTGATGTAGGAAGCATCAATGTCTTCACCGAACACTCCGAAATATGTTTCAGTGACAGTGTTTTCAGAGATTCTGATGTTTTTGCATCCACCCTGGAATTTAACTCCATACTTACTCTTGGTCAAAATGTTATGCTCAATTGTGGCATTTGAAACTGCGGATAGCATCACAGCAGGGCCATAGGGGTACGTATATTGAAATGTTGCATTCCAGAGCTTGCAGTTTTTCAGAACGAAATAGAGGTCTGTATTCTCGATCCAGAGAGCATATCCACCACCATTCCCATTGAATTCATACCCTTCTACGATGTACGGATTCTCAGCAGTTCCATTCCCTGGCCATCCGTTTGTCTGAGCAATGTAAATAAACTCATTGTTTCCATTTATGTGTAATGGTCCAGATGAACGCCATGGCGAATTTGGACTCACATTTGTGGAAAGATTGTAGTAATTCCAGTATGTCTTGAGAGCTACAGAATAGCCAGATGGATTTCCTGCTGGGCTAGCGCCGAAGAGATAGTTGTCTGCACCATTGGTGAGAAACACGGCTACACTAATCGAAACAGGGTTGTCAATATCCGTAAATGGAATTTCAAACTCAGCTATGCCATTTCCCCAGTCCTGAGCAGGTTCCACCCCAAAGTACGGTTTATCAGGCACCCACGCTGTGCCATTCCATTCCCTCAGATTCCAGTATTTGTTCCAGGGTCTAAGGATAAAGCACCAGTCCGCATGGAACGGGAGGGTGTGCTTTCCATTCCAATCTACACTTTCCACTGTTCCTCCATTTCTTGTATCCATGTACAGCCATAGAACATCGTAGTCACTATCGCTTCCATGGAATGTCTCCTGGCGGTTCAGAGCAATGTAGAGATTGGTTGCATCCCATGTGAGATACCAGATTGCATTGTCATTTCCACCAAGCACTTCATCAGAATGCCAATCAGAGAGATTCGCATCAATCGTTATTGTGTGGTTTGTGGTCAGTGGCTGAAGTGACTGCGATGCACAGCACTCATAAGGTGTCCCTGCGCAACATTCTGGCTGGAGAGAAACAAGTGCCAGAACAATTGTGAACAGCATGACAAACTTTCCGATCAAGCTCTTTTCCAGCAGCATGGGCAATCACCAATTACTCCCCATTACACAATACATATATTTTTTTTACGGCTGAACGCTGCTTTTACAATTTTTGTGATGCCTCCACAGGTAAAAAATGGATAAAAGAAGGAATACCACAAAAATCCAACCCAAAACTACAGGCACAAGAATCTGTGGTGTGCTTTCCA
This sequence is a window from Thermoplasmata archaeon. Protein-coding genes within it:
- a CDS encoding NosD domain-containing protein, coding for MLLEKSLIGKFVMLFTIVLALVSLQPECCAGTPYECCASQSLQPLTTNHTITIDANLSDWHSDEVLGGNDNAIWYLTWDATNLYIALNRQETFHGSDSDYDVLWLYMDTRNGGTVESVDWNGKHTLPFHADWCFILRPWNKYWNLREWNGTAWVPDKPYFGVEPAQDWGNGIAEFEIPFTDIDNPVSISVAVFLTNGADNYLFGASPAGNPSGYSVALKTYWNYYNLSTNVSPNSPWRSSGPLHINGNNEFIYIAQTNGWPGNGTAENPYIVEGYEFNGNGGGYALWIENTDLYFVLKNCKLWNATFQYTYPYGPAVMLSAVSNATIEHNILTKSKYGVKFQGGCKNIRISENTVTETYFGVFGEDIDASYIKVWSNIVSANNEGVVFYHAQQSEIRNNTILLNSIGITLSGGRAILIAENFVHHNYYHGISISGASHLNVIRSNIIANNGNCGITIWGDSDSNTIVYNTIADNNGYGVSISESSSGNKVYGNNFYRNNGAGKGTNGASQGYDDVGNSWDDGTNGNYWSNWDGTGGYPIDGGANAEDRYPYTSPVVPEDQNFLWCLLATAGALLLIYRRLYL